GTTCAACTATTTCAGTTAATCCCCAAATACTTTCATGAGGGTACCAGATATTTTCGCATTTTTTAAGGCTCGTCATTGTAATGAGAGTTTACTTTTTCCATGTTAATTGTTCAAGGTAGGGTAtgattctttccttttgttttcttgtaaaCCTTCATCATGTGAAGCTTCACTTCAATCTGTTCATTCATTTTCCCAAGGTTTTGGATATAAAAACACTTAatgactttcttttttatttgacttTTCTTTTGCTCTATTGTGTTTATAGTAAGAATATAAAATGACAGCCCTTGCAGGGCATTGTACTAGTTGCAAGAGTAAATAATGTTacctgtatcatcatcatatatgtacacaaacaggtTGTGGAGCCATTTCTGTACAAGTATAACCTCTCTAACAATAAACAGCCCTATCTACTCTTGTCACAAGCTAACATTTGTTCGTTTGCATATGACTGGAGGCAACTAAAGAGAGGGTCATACCACAAAGAAACTGCCCACTTTACATACCATACTCTACACAATGCTGTTTTATCTGCTTCACATGTACATAAAGGCATCTAGTGTATTACAGGACCTGCATTATGCCCTGCCACTACAGCAGTAAAACATactatgtttttttaatgttttgatattttttataatttttaaaataagattttttttcaactataatCTGTACAATTATAGGCACAATTTGCAATTGGCAAAACAGGAACAGCTGACTTCATATCAGTTCATGTTTGACCAAACACAAATAAGCCAATCCTTTTCAAATCTTACAGAATTTGTAAGAATATCCTTTTCAGGGTCTTGTAATACTGCAGTGTGCCAACACTCTATTTCAGAGCCTGGGTCAAACTCTGTATTAACAAACAACTACTGTCTAGAACTGGGGACTATCAGCTGCCCCAGCAGAGTTCACCCATGCACCACTTGCATCCTCACATCCTCTAGCTGATTAGTCAGCCATCACACTGACTATCCAACTTATCCTCATGTAttcaagaattaaataaaaagcacagaaataaacacatacatagcaGCATTGTAATGAGAAATGCGTATCTCCTATACACAGTGTTATGCAATATTTCGCTCTTGCAGCTCTTACAGTAATGCAATGAGTCACCTTGTAAAAAATCTCACTAACGTAAAAACAAACAGATCACAGATGCTGTGGTTGGCAGGCGCCAAGGCAATGGCCAATGTCACTGCTTAAATCATAAATCTATTAAGCACGGTGGCATTGGCCTGTCTTGTGAGATGGGAATTTGTCCAAGACTGCAGTCACATGAAGAAGTATGTTTATGATAGAATGATAACAGGAACTGTGAAGTTCAACATCCAATGAGAAatgacacatgtatatgtaactCAGTCATGTTAGAAAACTTCAGTCTTCAAATAACCAACAGAACtgccaaaaaaattatcaaaacctAACTATGCATTGTTTATCAGAAATGCACTATCACGACAACTTTTGGCTCTTGACAGTTGCCTCACATTCCTATTTAAAGGTCAACAACAGACTAAGAACTAAGTGCGAGATCTTGAAGGATATACAAGATATCCCTTGAATTATGATATGGACTGACAGAACTATAGTGGATGACACCAGGACAAATATGCATACCCACCCAAAATGCCCACACGCAAATTAATCGACTAGAAAGTGTTAAACAAATTATAAACTTAAAATATTCTTACCAGAAGTGGATTACAtccttagaagaaaaaaaaaaaaaaatactgactgTGTAATTTACACACTTAAACAAAtcaatgcacatatacataatgtatgggTGTAAgcatgagtgtatatgtgtgaaagAGTTGTGTGTGTCATACGCGTGTATATGGCTATAGCTGCAGGCATTTCCATTGTATCTTCTATTCTCTATGTCCTGCATCCAATTTACCGCTTATCATTTGGGATTTTATtaagccttattattattaatatgaccaGCATGTTTACTGGATTATTATTTCTCAAAGATTCCAATTGAACTGGAGCTTATTCTGCCACAGGGTTCGTGTTGTAcgactagacaaaaaaaaataaccacaggGGCATGATTTCCATCATTTTGCTAacgttttgaaataaaaaaaaaaagtcactgtaTCACTGTAAAAGACCGCTTTCCCTTACTTAATAACAACTCCATAAACGTGGTAGATAGTTATATAATGGAATCATGCAATATCAGAGATACATTTTCTTAAACATTTTCCTgacccaaacaaaaaatatggTTAAACCCAATGTCTAACATGAAACCTAATTTGAGCCGGAATTTATTATATGTGGCTCGAATTTCCACAGTCATACATAACTACAGTCTGAGCAGGATCTTACTGACTATCACTGCATAGGCTGTTGAGTTGAGGTGGGAAGTTAGTGTTCCATTTTTGAATAAGTACATCCCTCATATACAAGATCAtcatatgtaaacaaaaacaaaaagataaaaataaaacttaaacaaGCTCTGCAAGCAAGTCCtacaaaaaggagaaacaaactgatttaaaaaacacacacacacacactcacagaacaAAAACTTTGTGGCAATCAAATCTTAAGCTATTTTTTCCTGAGTAATTGTTATAAGAtatgaaagacaaaagaaaaaaggcaaaacattGTGGAGTTTGTTAAGTAATTAGAGTAACCGGGTATAGACAAGGTCAGGATACTTGCATGCCTTCTCAATGAGAAAAACACTGTATTGAGACAAGCTAAACAAAAtagttactttctttttttttccctttccaatcaATTTACTTAAAACATAAGAAAAATCATAACTATACTCTACAGCATTTCAAATTCTCGATCTATACTAAActggaaattatttttattttatattttgtatttttttgcttGTAACAAATATAAATAGTCAACTACACCTCTGCTAGCAGTACAAACCAAGTACTGCAAAGGCCAAGTCCTTTACTGCCACTTTCTTTGCATATATCAATAAGTATACAATGCTACTTCTACTAACAATagcataattgaaataaaaaatatatacagtcaCCAAAttcaaatgagagaaaaaaaaaatacaaacttctGGTAATAATTCCAATTCCATGAGAAAATGGAACACTCAAACACAGGCCATAAGGCTGGCCCAAAATGGCAGACTAAACTGAGCACGATATCAGGAGTATTGTAAAGTTATTTGCAAGCACTTGATTCACACAACACTTCCCAATGTCAGAACAGTGAATGGCTACACTATCTGCTCAACTATTTCACATGTTTGAAGAGGAAAACACTGCCCACATATAACCTctggttgccatttttttttttattcctttttagtatttgtaaaaaagaagaagaaaaaaaaagtatatctacTGACTCTCTGTGCTACATATGCTGTAACAGTGAAGCATTACCAGAAGATGGCATCCATACAGAATGACTGTTCCCTTGAAAACCATAGTTATAATGTGCCCTATAATCTCCCACACATCAATTACTCCACAAAACATTATTctcaacaagcaactgtaaataCTGAATTGACCATGCTGTAAGAAGTACGTTCCCAATTTATAAATGATTGACGAACAGTTCTGCATGCTACTTGAACAAACACTAGGGAGGTCCACAAATTTTTGGTAGTAATGTGTtgctatggggaaaaaaatttgtacCATGATCTTCTCAGGCCGATAACTGCTGTTTAGAACAAGGCTACAAACACAGAGGAATTGGTTGTTAATAAAAACATGTATAACATCTCCAACCAGAGCTTGCTTGAggagtaatattcatatatgtatatatgtgtgtatatatatataaagcacatagAACATTGCTAATTACATGAGGCATGATTAGTTGCACTGCCCTATTTACTACCTTCATTTACAAACATTTTCATTCCaagcaaagtagaaaaaaaaggtgaaaaaaaatactattttgaaAAACTGACAGACCACAAAGGAAGATCACATTTCTGGATGCtctgattctttttcttcttcttgggtCACATTGCTCTTAGAATCTCAATATTTCTTCCACACTTGCCTCCAACATTGGCAGGTGATGTCAGTGAACAGGAAGCAGCAATAGTAGATTCGTTAATACATGCATATGCCAATGTGAATGAGATACTTCATATCAAATGAAAAACTTaagtatgaataatattatatatgacactatgtatcatgtgtgttgtgtgtgtgtggtgtgtgtgtgtggtgtgatgtgtgtgtgtgtgttgtgtgattgtgtttgttgatgtgtgtgtgtgtgtgttgtgtgtgtgtgtgtgtgtgtgtgtgtgtgtgtgtgtgtgtgtgtgtgtgtgtgttgtggggggggggggggaagagggagggaaatgtgtATGAGGGGGggtcaaggtgtgtgtgtgtggggggggggataataggaTAAACATTATGCCCACCCTCTAAAGCttgcattcttattttttttttacggttaatCAGTTAGGGATGTAACCCAATCATAATTAAATATCAACAATTAAATTCCTTCACCCTGACAGTGAGCTTCAATTGGATTTTACTGTGTCTTCCAAATATTCATCATCAATAAGATTGAGCATGGTAAGTATGAAGCCTTTTAATGGTCTATGATCACAATGAATGAATGTCTGATTACCTCTGTTCCACTTCCCCAATCCATTTCTAGAAAATGCTATGAACTTCAACTTTATGGGTTAattcctcttaaaaaaaatatttcaaacattTGTATAGCAATACAAAGTCCCAGTTCTAAACTCAAAAAGAAATAAACCATTTCTTAATAATTGATTAGGGCATACGTACACCACTTCTCTTAACCTTTCTCCTGTGCCTACGCTTCATTTGTAGTGTACGCATGAACTACACCTTGTTCGTGAAGGAGAAATAATCGTCTTTCCACTGCCTGTTTGTAGCGTGTCAGTAGTGAGCGGTCGGACTCATGAGCCACTTGCTGAGCCAAGGCGTGGAGGAGAATTTGTGCAGTCTGATAGCGGCGGAAACACTCCTCGGGCTTTCCAAACAGTTCGTCCAAGGCAGCACTTTGACACTGGAAAAATTATATTTAGCATATTACTAAtgtgtaaattattataattcaggagaaaaatgaaaaatgaatacccttcaacaaacaaacaaatacatttaTTTGAAGCCCAAAATGTTATCACATGGAATTATTCCAAATTTTAACAGCTTACCATTTCAATAGCATAATTATAAATAAGTTTATCAGCAGTAACAGTAGATGTTCTTGGATCTACTGAAGTAATTGCTCCAGCACTATTCAGCTCCTTGCACACACCCAGGGCTTGGCGGAAACGTTCACTCAGTACACCCACAACTACAAAAAGATTTTACAAAAATTAGCCTCacaatatatacctatagataacTGACTTATGAAATCcagcaaaattaataataataataataacaataatgctaaaagtTTAAGAATTTTGATTACCATAAAACTTTTGCAGgagtaaaattctttttatttcccaccAGAAATGAGGAATCAAAATGTAATCAATGACAGTACATGTGAACACACACCATTCTTTACAGCATTGGATGGCTGAAGTCTACTTGTGCTCTTCTCATGTTTTGCAAGGGTGAGCGCTGAGGAGAGCAGTTGCAAAGCCCGGACATACAGCACAAGCTGCTCTGCACGCCGCTGCCACTCTGGGGGTGGTGATGCTAGTGCCGAACCTTCTGTGTCTTTTGGTGAACCTGGAAAAGGCAGGCAGATAAAAGATTTTGTGGTCAATACATATGGTTGATTTGTCTACTATATCCATTTGTTCATGTTTATAAACATGGATTAAGTGGTGATAGAATTAAAAGTACTATTTAGCAGTAATGTAACAGATTTCAAGGCAAATAGGAGCTAAATGTACTCTTCACAATCTGCTTCCCTTACCTGACACAGAATCTCTCATAGCTGCATTCTGTCGTAAGGCAGTGATAGGTGCTGCTCGAGAGCGAGCCAATTCAAGGATACAATCAACCAAAGCCAAAACGAAGTTCAGCTTAGCCAGCGTCTCATTGTGCTCTCGCTGAAAATTAAAgttcagtatatatttttttttctttggtctaCTAATCAAACCTAGTATGAGTACACTTGTTTCCACAGAAAATGCCTTTTAAATTCCATAAAACCAAACATTACCTCCATAAGGGTTTCCTGGTGCAATGGTGGAGCATAGAAGGCAACCGTATCATCTCCCTCAGCCTGGGCTGTCCCTTGCAAGAGAAAAGCAGGTGCAGATTGACCATACTGAACCAGCTGTCTGCCAGGATGTGGTGGACTGGGTGCCTGTGCTTGCCACTCCAGGAGGTGCGACTCTGTGCGGGATCGCTGGAGTCCACTGCCATCTACACTCATTTCTTGGGACCCTCCTGAAAGCATACCAATAGGTAAGATATTGTGTAGAACTGGAGCTTACCTATTACTGTTAAAAGTCTTCATTCAAACAAATTTCAAGATTTAATaggacaaaataataacaatgcctTAAAGCGCAGTTAAAGCAAACCAAACACTGAATGACAAAAAGAATCAAAAGTaatgacaaacaaaagaaaaaaaggtgaggaaGAAGCTGTACTGACCAGTAAAGGGGTCACGTGATACAGAGGTCATTTCAGGAAGTGTAATAGCACGGTGCGGGGCAGTGAGGGTGGTGTTGCCACAGATGTCGCCAGCAGGGTTATCCTGACCAAGCCCTAGTTTTGTGGGAGAGCCCAAGATGGGGGGCAGCACAGGGGGAGCTGAGAACATTTGGGGAGGCAAGTGGGGAGGTGTACGTCGTCCAGACTGGCGCAAAGGAGAGTTGGTGGGAGTGAGGCGCCCACCTGGGACCACCTGGTTGTTACCTGCAGCATGACAAAGCTACTATTACCACACAACAAACATTTACTCAAGTGCTTAAAATTAGTATAGtcaccacgaaaaaaaaagaaaaaaaaaaggaataaaatagcaAAAGCCTccacatttcctttcttttcatccttgGCAAACAAAAAAGCTAAATATAGCTCATATGATGGTAATATTCTACTTACCATAcagcaaaaccaaaacaaaattacaCAATTATCTACAACCAATTTAAATTCACAAATGATtgccaacaattttttttcaataaattacaACACCAGAGCCATGTACCTGCAATACTATACCTTAAACTGAGCAAAGTACATAACACATAAAACCAAGGACTAGTGGGACATATTATCTTAACCATTTACAATGTTCTTAAGCAACCACACTCAGTCTGGGTGCAGAAGATTTAAAATACCTGCAGCAGCAGCAGTGGTTGGAGGTGTAGTGGAATAGGAGCTTCCTGATGTGGATCTCCGGCGCCCACCCATAGGAGGTGTGCCTATTGTGAACTGGACCTAGAacacaattacaataaaaattaggCAAATCTGTATTAAAGTATAAAAGTAGCATGCATCACAAACAAGATTCAAATAGATATtcctaaaacaaaagcaaaataaaatgtaGTCAACTTACAGCTGGTGGAGACAAGGAAGCAACATCGGGGGCTCTATGATCAGACACCCTCCGCATGTTGATGGGCTGCGAacgaggaggtggtgatggtctGTTGGTAGGAATACCATGGTGTCTGGGAGATTCAGGTTGCAGTGTGGCAGATATTTGGTCTGAAGATCCTGAGGAGGTCATCTGGTGGAAGGTGGCTCTCTGAGATGGCACAGGAACGGGCTCTCCAGACCGGCATGACTCACTACTGCTGCTTGAGTGTGTGCTGCCACTGCTTCCACCTGATATAAGATATGATCATCATTTACTTGCATTCAGGTAAAATATAAGCAATTTTAAAATGAACAAACTTGCAAAGAAAAATTAATAGTTAAAATCAAATGTGTGAAGAAACTGTGATGAGGTATGTTACTTCTACAACACTGCAAACAATGTAGaacaataaaataccaaaataaatttgagagatagagagagtgagtgagttgaaAATCCACATAGTATGATCACTAAGACTGACCTTGCACTGGGAGGTGTGAGGGCCGGGGTGATGTGGGCACCTGGGGAGTTAGAGGGCCATACTGGGGTTGGTTTTTCTGGTACATTATACCTCCTCCAGGCTTGGATAATGTACGACCACCCCACCTGAAATATGCATTACATAAGCAACTCCACAATAACAAATGATCTTGCAAAAGTCATAGATGATTATAGATACCATACATTAGGGCAAAGAATATATTGCTCCAGACACAGGAGAAGTGCCTTACCCTTGTGCACCTCTAGAAGGTTCAGGCTCACTTGGCAGTTGAGCTGGCACCATCACAAAGTCCTCAGCCTCTTCTGGGGCTGGAGCATTGTTTGCTCTGGGCACTGGGGTAGGTCTGGGAAGAGTGGTGGTGGCACTAGCTGGGGAGGCTGGGGGTAAGTCGCCGGCACTACGTTGATCAACACTCATACGAAGTTCCTC
The Penaeus monodon isolate SGIC_2016 chromosome 9, NSTDA_Pmon_1, whole genome shotgun sequence DNA segment above includes these coding regions:
- the LOC119576735 gene encoding serine/threonine-protein kinase unc-51-like; its protein translation is MAVLLTSRDTFEEDIGSVYVAKVVGIILKELTELHHENVVALLDCKETANHVYLVMEYCNGGDLADYLHAKGTLSEDTIRYFLRQLAESMRALFGKGIVHRDLKPQNILLAHAGKPNPAPQQITLKIADFGFARFLQDGVMAATLCGSPMYMAPEVIMSLQYDAKADLWSLGTIVFQCLTGKAPFQAQTPQALKQFYEKNANLAPRIPPGTSPELVDLLMGLLKRNAKDRMEFETFFNHPFIRMVDSSAQKPSVATGSPSVPVRSPSPAPATTPKPVSRGGAYAHHTQPSPSPPVGNLPPSPEELRMSVDQRSAGDLPPASPASATTTLPRPTPVPRANNAPAPEEAEDFVMVPAQLPSEPEPSRGAQGWGGRTLSKPGGGIMYQKNQPQYGPLTPQVPTSPRPSHLPVQGGSSGSTHSSSSSESCRSGEPVPVPSQRATFHQMTSSGSSDQISATLQPESPRHHGIPTNRPSPPPRSQPINMRRVSDHRAPDVASLSPPAVQFTIGTPPMGGRRRSTSGSSYSTTPPTTAAAAGNNQVVPGGRLTPTNSPLRQSGRRTPPHLPPQMFSAPPVLPPILGSPTKLGLGQDNPAGDICGNTTLTAPHRAITLPEMTSVSRDPFTGGSQEMSVDGSGLQRSRTESHLLEWQAQAPSPPHPGRQLVQYGQSAPAFLLQGTAQAEGDDTVAFYAPPLHQETLMEREHNETLAKLNFVLALVDCILELARSRAAPITALRQNAAMRDSVSGSPKDTEGSALASPPPEWQRRAEQLVLYVRALQLLSSALTLAKHEKSTSRLQPSNAVKNVVGVLSERFRQALGVCKELNSAGAITSVDPRTSTVTADKLIYNYAIEMCQSAALDELFGKPEECFRRYQTAQILLHALAQQVAHESDRSLLTRYKQAVERRLFLLHEQGVVHAYTTNEA